One Hyphomicrobium sp. CS1GBMeth3 DNA window includes the following coding sequences:
- a CDS encoding PDZ domain-containing protein yields MRLRPFFVSHVLLVAGSALAVPAFAEGPRWTPLTGFLAPEVPATPTETSSFQKPNGPKGATAASLRGVATLPLKITLGRTEADGQPHGDLGVQTLAVDGDLAEALELGNGRGALVTSAASTASGAAGLLVGDIIGTIDGRVVAGPDDLLRALKATASGQQVTVEVRRAGKGAADLKKLLVERADAGTVGAAASLGRLLSLGVVLGPRNYSEAASHYLKAAEAGHLASMTRYALFAKDGIGMRKDEALAAQWFRKGADGGQDAAMTNLGSLYETGRGVKRDYGEAARWYRAAVGKGQVSAMHRLALMYETGRGVKKDDQEAVKLLRQASNKGLSEATSWLADKYEQGRGIAKDETEAFRLNQRAADQVRRSAEQGNAVATFNLGILYRIGKGVDRSDAEAAYWVVRSLKLGDKYLVAELMRNPDVLSAADRKWMQQVLRDEGTYTGPINGTFSPAVRTAMEALASKA; encoded by the coding sequence ATGCGGTTGCGCCCGTTTTTCGTCTCACATGTGCTGCTCGTGGCCGGGAGTGCGCTCGCCGTGCCTGCGTTTGCGGAGGGTCCACGCTGGACGCCCTTGACCGGCTTCCTGGCGCCGGAAGTGCCTGCGACGCCGACGGAGACGTCGTCGTTCCAGAAGCCGAACGGTCCGAAGGGAGCGACTGCTGCGTCGCTGCGCGGGGTGGCGACGTTGCCGCTCAAGATCACGCTCGGGCGGACAGAGGCGGACGGTCAGCCGCATGGCGATCTCGGCGTCCAGACCCTCGCCGTCGACGGCGATCTGGCGGAAGCGCTTGAGCTTGGCAACGGGCGCGGGGCGCTGGTGACGAGCGCGGCCTCGACGGCGAGCGGAGCCGCGGGGCTGTTGGTCGGCGATATCATCGGCACGATCGATGGGCGCGTGGTCGCGGGGCCTGACGATCTCCTGCGCGCGCTCAAGGCTACCGCCTCGGGCCAGCAGGTGACTGTCGAGGTGCGTCGCGCCGGCAAGGGCGCGGCGGATCTCAAGAAGCTGCTCGTCGAGCGGGCCGATGCCGGCACCGTCGGCGCGGCTGCGAGCCTTGGCCGCTTGCTGTCGCTCGGTGTCGTGCTCGGGCCGAGGAACTACAGCGAGGCGGCCAGCCATTACCTCAAGGCGGCGGAGGCCGGGCATCTGGCGTCCATGACGCGGTACGCGCTGTTTGCCAAGGACGGCATCGGCATGCGCAAGGACGAGGCGCTGGCCGCGCAGTGGTTCCGCAAGGGTGCAGATGGCGGCCAGGATGCGGCCATGACGAATCTCGGCTCGCTTTACGAGACGGGACGCGGTGTGAAGCGTGACTACGGCGAGGCGGCGCGGTGGTATCGCGCAGCGGTCGGTAAAGGCCAGGTCTCGGCGATGCACAGGCTGGCGCTCATGTACGAGACCGGCCGCGGCGTGAAGAAGGATGACCAGGAGGCCGTGAAGCTCTTGCGGCAGGCTTCCAACAAAGGCCTCAGCGAGGCGACGTCGTGGCTCGCCGACAAGTACGAGCAGGGCCGGGGCATCGCGAAGGACGAGACAGAAGCGTTCCGGCTCAATCAGCGCGCGGCGGATCAGGTGCGCCGTTCGGCCGAGCAGGGCAACGCGGTGGCAACGTTCAATCTCGGCATTCTCTACCGGATCGGAAAGGGCGTCGACCGCAGCGATGCGGAGGCAGCCTATTGGGTCGTGCGCTCGCTCAAGCTCGGCGACAAGTATCTCGTGGCTGAGCTAATGCGGAACCCCGACGTGCTCTCGGCCGCCGACCGCAAGTGGATGCAGCAGGTGCTGCGCGACGAGGGCACCTACACGGGGCCGATCAACGGCACCTTCTCGCCCGCCGTGCGCACGGCGATGGAAGCGCTCGCGAGCAAGGCGTGA
- the cysK gene encoding cysteine synthase A produces the protein MSEVLEIKTLNATKSWGRGRVYDDITETIGHTPLVRLQRLAKDAGAKADVLVKLEFFNPLSSVKDRIGVAMIDVLEAEGKIAPGKTVLVEPTSGNTGIGLAFVAAARGYKLLLVMPESMSIERRKILAHLGAELVLTPAAGGMPGAIDKANQLLAETPGSIQPSQFENPANPLVHEKTTAQEIWNDTQGNVDVLVIGVGTGGTLTGCGRALKTLKPSLKIIAVEPEGSPVLSGGARGPHKIQGIGAGFVPKVLDTKFIDEVVRVSNDKAFETARLLAKQEGIPGGISTGANVAVALEVAARDDLAGKTVVTFAPSSAERYFSSELFVEPSK, from the coding sequence ATGAGTGAGGTACTCGAGATCAAGACCCTGAACGCCACCAAGAGCTGGGGCCGCGGTCGGGTCTACGACGACATCACCGAGACGATCGGGCACACGCCGCTCGTGCGCCTCCAAAGGCTCGCCAAAGATGCCGGCGCCAAGGCCGACGTGCTTGTAAAACTCGAATTCTTCAACCCGCTGTCGTCGGTCAAGGACCGCATCGGCGTCGCCATGATCGACGTGCTCGAGGCGGAAGGGAAGATCGCGCCGGGCAAGACGGTCCTGGTCGAGCCGACGTCGGGCAACACCGGAATCGGGCTCGCGTTCGTTGCCGCCGCGCGCGGCTACAAGCTGCTGCTGGTGATGCCCGAATCGATGTCGATCGAGCGGCGCAAGATTCTCGCGCACCTCGGCGCCGAGCTGGTGCTGACGCCTGCCGCGGGCGGCATGCCGGGCGCCATCGACAAAGCCAATCAGCTGCTCGCCGAGACGCCCGGCTCCATTCAGCCGAGCCAGTTCGAGAATCCCGCCAATCCGCTCGTGCACGAGAAGACGACGGCGCAGGAGATCTGGAACGACACGCAGGGCAACGTCGACGTGTTGGTGATCGGTGTCGGCACGGGCGGCACGCTCACCGGATGCGGGCGCGCGCTCAAGACGCTGAAGCCTTCGCTCAAGATCATCGCGGTCGAGCCCGAGGGGAGCCCCGTGCTCTCCGGCGGCGCGCGGGGGCCGCACAAGATTCAGGGTATCGGCGCGGGCTTCGTGCCGAAGGTGCTCGACACCAAGTTCATCGACGAGGTGGTGCGCGTCTCCAACGACAAAGCCTTTGAAACGGCGCGTTTGCTTGCCAAGCAGGAAGGCATTCCCGGCGGCATCTCGACGGGCGCCAACGTGGCGGTCGCGCTCGAGGTTGCGGCGCGCGACGATCTTGCCGGCAAGACGGTGGTGACGTTCGCGCCGTCCTCGGCAGAGCGGTATTTCTCGAGCGAGCTCTTTGTCGAGCCGTCGAAGTAA
- the dut gene encoding dUTP diphosphatase codes for MARDEGADRRAAAEAVVIRVAVLEHGKRLPLPAYQSDGAAGLDLVAAVGAKETVVIAPGARALIPTGLSLELPAGYEGQVRPRSGLALKHGVTVLNSPGTIDSDYRGEVKIILVNLGEASFAVSRGERIAQLVIAPVTQARLVRARLIGETTRGSGGFGSTKVGPAKAPRKLAKPQKTRKK; via the coding sequence ATGGCGAGGGACGAGGGGGCTGACAGGCGCGCGGCCGCAGAGGCGGTCGTGATACGCGTTGCGGTACTGGAGCACGGCAAGCGGCTACCGCTGCCGGCGTATCAATCCGACGGAGCGGCGGGGCTCGATCTCGTGGCGGCGGTTGGCGCCAAGGAGACGGTCGTGATCGCGCCCGGTGCGCGGGCGCTCATTCCCACTGGTCTCTCGCTTGAGTTGCCGGCCGGCTACGAAGGGCAGGTGCGGCCGCGCTCGGGGCTGGCGCTCAAGCATGGGGTCACTGTCTTGAATAGTCCGGGCACGATCGATTCGGACTATCGCGGCGAAGTGAAGATCATTCTGGTCAATCTCGGGGAGGCGTCGTTCGCCGTCAGTCGCGGCGAGCGAATCGCGCAGCTCGTGATCGCACCAGTGACCCAGGCGAGGCTGGTGCGCGCTCGCCTTATCGGCGAGACGACACGCGGCAGCGGCGGCTTCGGCTCTACGAAGGTCGGCCCGGCAAAAGCCCCGCGAAAGCTCGCGAAACCGCAGAAAACGCGGAAAAAGTAG
- the coaBC gene encoding bifunctional phosphopantothenoylcysteine decarboxylase/phosphopantothenate--cysteine ligase CoaBC, with product MKRVLLIIGGGIAAYKCLDLIRRLNERRIAVRCVMTQGAQQFITPLAVGAISNERVATDLFDLEGEREIGHIRMAREADLVVVAPATADLMARMAQGHADDLATAVLLATRAPVLAAPAMNPAMWSHPATQRNVRQLEADGVQFIGPNAGEMAEKGEAGVGRMAEVRELVARIEELLARDSGGEFGFLNVTGTRSTRPLLAGRHVLVTSGPTHEPIDPVRYIANRSSGKQGHAIAEAARRLGARVTLISGPVQLADPEGVEVRHVETAVEMLEAVDAALPADIAVFAAAVADWRVKTPQGGKIKKAADAAPPALALVENPDILATIAKRGSRRPMLVIGFAAETQTVVENAQAKLKSKGVDWIVANDVSEENGVFGGESNRVHLVTASGVEDWPELTKAEVADALLKRAAAYLAENRESV from the coding sequence ATGAAGCGCGTTTTGCTCATTATCGGCGGTGGTATTGCCGCCTACAAATGCCTCGATCTCATCCGCCGTCTCAACGAGCGCAGGATCGCCGTGCGTTGTGTCATGACGCAGGGGGCGCAACAGTTCATCACGCCGCTCGCGGTGGGTGCGATCAGCAACGAACGCGTGGCGACGGATCTGTTCGACCTCGAGGGCGAGCGGGAGATCGGCCATATCCGCATGGCGCGTGAGGCGGATCTCGTGGTCGTCGCGCCGGCGACGGCGGATCTGATGGCGCGCATGGCGCAGGGACACGCCGATGATCTGGCGACGGCGGTGCTGCTCGCAACGCGCGCGCCGGTGCTCGCGGCGCCAGCGATGAACCCCGCAATGTGGAGTCACCCGGCGACGCAGCGCAACGTGCGGCAGCTCGAGGCGGACGGTGTGCAGTTCATCGGCCCCAATGCCGGCGAGATGGCGGAGAAGGGCGAGGCGGGCGTCGGGCGTATGGCGGAAGTTCGCGAGCTCGTGGCGCGCATCGAGGAGCTATTGGCAAGGGATAGCGGCGGCGAGTTCGGGTTCCTGAACGTGACGGGCACGCGTTCCACTCGGCCGCTATTGGCAGGGCGCCATGTGCTTGTCACCAGCGGTCCGACGCATGAGCCGATCGATCCCGTGCGCTACATCGCCAATCGCTCGTCGGGCAAGCAGGGTCATGCCATCGCGGAGGCCGCGCGGCGGCTCGGGGCGCGCGTGACGCTGATCTCGGGTCCGGTGCAGCTTGCGGATCCCGAAGGCGTCGAGGTACGGCACGTCGAGACGGCTGTCGAGATGCTGGAAGCGGTAGATGCGGCCTTGCCGGCGGACATCGCGGTATTTGCCGCCGCGGTAGCCGATTGGCGCGTGAAGACGCCGCAAGGCGGAAAAATCAAGAAGGCGGCCGATGCGGCGCCTCCGGCGCTGGCGCTGGTCGAAAACCCCGACATTCTCGCAACCATTGCCAAGCGCGGATCGCGCCGCCCGATGCTTGTCATCGGGTTCGCGGCGGAAACGCAAACGGTGGTCGAGAATGCGCAGGCCAAGCTCAAGTCGAAGGGCGTCGACTGGATCGTCGCCAACGACGTATCGGAGGAGAACGGCGTTTTCGGCGGCGAGAGCAATCGCGTGCACCTCGTTACGGCGAGCGGCGTCGAGGACTGGCCGGAGCTAACCAAGGCAGAAGTGGCGGATGCGCTTCTCAAGCGCGCGGCGGCGTATCTGGCTGAGAACCGGGAATCAGTGTGA